A window of Misgurnus anguillicaudatus chromosome 3, ASM2758022v2, whole genome shotgun sequence genomic DNA:
CAAGTCAACCCTCCTGCGCCAATAAAGTAAGTgtacatatacagtacatatataCAGGGGACATGATCAGCTTGAGTATATACATATGTGTCTATGTATTTTGAAATAATACACtccaaattaatttttttttaatgatttttttgtgttacaGAATGGAGGACCTGCTGGGGAAGGAGTGTGAACATGTTGATGCATCTCATTACTTTTCtgactgtgtttaaaacattgaaTTTCCCCCCAGTTGACCCTAGAGTTACAACCCCTccattttaaacttttatttagagTCAAAATATCTGCATGCTGTCCTACATTATTTCCCAGGAAGGATGTTTGTCAGCTTCAtggttactgtcactttaaaagCTCAACAGTCGAATGATTTTAATGACTTTTATTGAACGGTAATTGGGTCATTATAATGGTGGTGGGAGCCTAAATAGACCGAATAGAGGGCCTATATGCTTTAGGCACTTGAATATATTACTGCAATACTGTAAAAATTTAGTGAGATGAGGGGTTATCTACACGTCTGTCTAtactaatataataaataatacatatgTAAGGAAACTGCCTCTGTGTCATTAACCACACATTATTCTGATGTTGAGCGTTTGTATACttcataaaattataaataccGCCAATACCGAAAATTCTAATgctttccattaaaataccaataggaaccattagcttttttatcattaaaaccactacactgtagtgtgttttgggccatattccattagaaccaatacaattcccaataaaaccaatagaatttatgtaatggttttattgtttttttccagcagggCAGAATGTGCGTAGGTATGCAAAACTCATAGTTTGGTAATAAAAACCCAATGATTAGAATGAAAATTTTCTGGTCCTGCACCTTCCACagaatatacatttatatataaatatatttagacCACTTTACTTTCTGATTAGGCTACTATCAAAATGTGTACTTTAAACCAGCATACCAAAAgtgtttctgaaaaaaaaaaaacttaagctgtgtctgaaaccgttccctcgttcactcattcactattccctatatgGGGAATGACAGTTGAGTCCATTAAAAGGGgaagaagcaaatgaaaatgagtgaGCGATTTCGGACACTGACGCAAATATCATGCGTCAGAGAGCTGTCGCAGAGATTCATCAAAAACACCTGTGTGGCAttgattgtgctgtgaaatggtaaagtttactttactgtttttcacatttgtcatgtttattgtataaGTTGAGaataaagagaacaaaacaactgcttataatatttatttactgctgtctatttattgtttaataaaaatgtgtattcgattttaaataaaagataacgcgattatttttcatttgtttattttcaaaaagtagaaaataactgacaacaagAAAATGTTTGGTCTTTACTGTCAGTAACCTTCAGCTGATTCAAGTTACGCGTTCGTCTCCcgttgcatcatgggaaatatgagtgaacgagtgtacatcgaatgtaccctcaaaatcagagtgcattgtgggtaaaaagtagtaaatgaatgtagggaatgaagttgttcactcaggtttcggacaccactacaaaatggccgacaccagatatagtgcactatatagtggatagggagcggtttcagacacagctttagattttaaagtcgccatgaaacggaagtagcgattgccttattttccccgtggtgacgtatatccgaatgaaacggcttttgagatgaaataaggcagggctggatttgaatttgtccatcgagatctgattggatcgtttgaagttgggtcgtgttgctaattgctaatcgctgcgatcctctcccggaccccgcccacctgccatacttttgaccggaagtgaagagagatcgttttgaggaggggaggagatttacatttttgattaaagattatgagcacacacgaatttaaaaaaaataatgaagctcacagataagtcatttgttaataatcccacaatattaaatatatatatatatagtttttcatttcaatttcattgcgactttaaataTGCACATGTACACATTCTGTCCAATTTAGATCAAAAAGTAATAGTTAAGAGTTAACATTttcactaaaataaaatatctaatttgatttcatggggactttaaagaAGACCGGAAGTGAATGACTTCGTAACGCGGATCACATGACCGCCTGTCAACATCCAAGATGGCGGACGCGGATAGTCAGAGATGTGTGAGCGCGTTATTAAACGGAATCACACAAAGGTTTTATCACGGCAACTTAGATATCACAGAGGAATTACTTAAAAATGAGCTTTATCCAGATATGAGCCACGAGGAGTTTCATGCTTTACACGAGAAGATGAGAGCCGCTTTAAAGGTACTGTTGTTCAATTCTAGGTGCAATTCAATGCTTTGCAACACACACTCGCTGTCTATTAAAGATTTAAGATAACTGTTTGCAGATAGACTCggtattatattaatatatgtgATTTTGACAGCAGTTAAgtctttttagtaaataaaggcAGAAGGCGACAGTGTCAGCTTCTTCCACGAGATGGCAGCAGTTTTCTTGGGTTAAAAATGTCATGCTACCTTCACAGTACCGTATTTAAATATGAAGTATGCATAAGGTACATGCACAATATAATACATACATGTGCAGCATACATTGcattatattacattacataCTGTGTGCTGTAAATCAACTGTTTTCCACAATTCAATGTAtttataagtaaaaaaatatcaCGCAGGTATAATTTCAATGGTGTAGAAAGTGTGTTCCATACTTAAGTCCAAGCAATGTCACCTGTTTAAATAtacctgaaataaaagtaaaaagccTGGTTTAAAACCAAAACTATAAATTCaactttgaatattttaatgtttgcaaataaaacttaataacATAGTAAGTGGTTCTTGTGCAGGGTAGAAGTATTGATTCAGCTAAAAAAAAGCAAAGTAAAATTTGcaataaatttaaatttaccttttaattcaaattcaaaatgcattattttaagcacatttttcaTGGTTTATTGCCAACAGATATTGAAGTGTCACATGTAATTCACATGAAGTTGAGTAGTTACATTGAAGTAGGAGTAGTTAAGTGAAAATGCACATTAAGCAGTGTGTTGCAAAGTCTTTCTTTATTGCATTATAAAGTTTAGTTTGTTTATAATACACCTCTTTGACCACCATCCTAAATCcatttttctctttctccaTCTTTCTTTCTGTTCTTCAGTCCATCGCGTCTGCAGATATGGACCAGGCCCAGCTGGAAGCGTTTCTCACAGCGCAGACACGCAAGCAGGGCGGCTTGAGTCCGGAGCAGGCGGCCGCTCTGTCCCGGTTCTGGAAGGCCCACCGCACACGCGTCCGAGAGAGTCTGCTGGCTCAGAGCCGCTGGGAGCCCGGCCTGAGGGGTCTGAAGTGGAGGGTCGACCTTCACACTTCCTCCAGCAGGGGGCAGCTGTCCAACAGCCCAGTGGCTCTGGTGGAGTTAGAGCTGGGTCGAACTGGTGAGGTGAGATACACTGGTTTGCTTTTATGTCCCAGGagtgtatatgtatatttattagTCCACCACCCAATGTAAGGTTTGTGCCACAGCTGCCTGAAACTACCAGTATTGGTGATTACCAAAAtcctttttttatgtttatatgaatAACAGTATTTTCACCTTAACCTAAGGTTGTGtatgacatttacatttaggcatttagcagacgcttttatccaaagtgacttacaaggATAAGGACACAATCAAGCAATTTGTTATAGGGAGACAATAATACAAGAAGTGCTTATACCAAGTTACAAGTTTTACTATTTTGAAACGGTACTTGTTGAGAGAAGAAAGAAAGTTACTTAAGttgtgtgtgtacatgtgtaaTTTTATGTCACAGTAACGGTATGTTTCATCGTATATATGTTTTTCAGAaacaaatttgcagaaaatgCAATAACAAAAGTCTTGATAGCAAGGCCAGGTCTACAGGGGacattaccccccccccccagattttCATTTTCACCTCCAAAATGTCCAGCCAATAATAAAAATAGAGTGCCTCTTTACACAAATAGCGTCCCATGTTGGCAAATGCAATTTATATTAGTCCCCGCCCACTAATGTCTGTAATAAATTTTACATTGAATGTTATGGCTGCCCACCCAAAATTCATGAATGCCCCCCCTCAGTCCAGCAAGCCTAGTACCGGGCCTGcttgatagacagaatcttgtttttaaatcaatcatttaatttgtaggctattgaagatatagtatgcattgtattttaaagagcacctgttgtccaaaacacgtttttaaatttcctttggtgtgtaagtgtgtattagttcatgttaacgatatgcaaaagctacaaacctcaaagtaaacgatgacacgagttatcatctccaacgtaaatctcttttcttggacttcgacaaacacacagattttagGCAGCAGTTTttttcctgggattggtgatgtagtaaagatcGACATTATcgtaattcctcccgcttcgaactcccagcctgtaagttaactcctgtccgagttaaccgaatctttcaaacatggttagGAGCGTCACAGTTccagctgacatcagaggtatatagaccaatcacaacgtacacattagctggccaatcagggacaccgAGCTTTCAAATCCTtgcatttcaggaagaaagtgaaatctggagctacaaaaatgtacgatataTGGAAAATAATAAGTTTTTatccataaaccacgcaaacgcATTGTAATAtgtcaaatacataaaataatgttgtttttagcaatgaaataggtgctctttaattaaCAGCGTTATGTGCAGTGCAGGAAGTGCTTTCTTTAtttggtttcccggacagggattagactagtcctagactaaacattttttaagagctgtccaatctgaaaacaacttgcactgacatatcttaaaataaataagtactctttgttttgcctcaaaatgcacacaaataagGTTTTTAGTAAGgcttgtttgttaaaactagtcatatttcctaattaaaggcctagtcctggcttaagataatccatgtccgggaaaccgccccataatgatttttcagaaattactctttcatttgcTATGGGTAgattattttttgtttctcCGTCACACTCAGTTTAACATGCGGGAGTGCCGAGATAACCAAATCACGTTTTAGTCGCAAAAAACATTGAAAACATGGAAAATTAACATTTCGCAATAGTTTTTTAGTcgaaatttaaaaaatactactaaagttttgcgcaaatctttaatggaaacgcagctattgTGACCCAATTAAAATAATCTCACAGGATGAGTTCTGATGCATTTCCACCTCTTTTGATTGCAAGGATATAATAtactagggctgcacaattgATCAGGATGACACAATTGCAGGTAAAGTAATTACATAATCATAAAATCCATAACGACACTAGCTGTCCATTTGTGTTCATTTCTGTGCATTTCGGCAGTATGTTTAAGCACCAAATACTGCGATGATTCCGAGATTCTAAATTGAGAAGTTGACGTGTCCTTTAGACATTCGTTTCGgatttttattaacaacataacTCCCATAattatttgtgatttacattatattatttaattcTGGATGTTTTGAATTTACCATGCAGATGCCTCACACAaagttataaatataaaacttttcaAAACTTTAATGTAAAGTCTATTGATCGGCAAGAATAATCGCAATTACAATATCAATACAATCGATATCATTATAATCggcaattatgatttttgtcataatcgtgcagccctaatctGCCCAGATCTTTAAAATGTAGGCAaaataaaatgggaaaaatTGTGGggaaaatgcttttatctgctgATACAGAGTACAGACTATAGGCTGATACATCTGTGCATCACTAAAAAAGATTACATCAAAAATCAtataaatatgaacattttGAAACAATTGTTATAATATTTGATCAGCTTCATTGCCATGATATCTACTCATTAAGTATGCTTAAACATTTCTGAATCTCCGTTGTTATTTTAGGTTTTtattagtgctgcacaattaatcgcatcgcgatcgcaatcgcaatgtcagcctgtgcgattaaatgacagcattttccttgctgtttaaaaaagaaagaaaaactaacaaaaaaggcagtgcacgtgtggcatgcacgtgtgtggtgtgcgtcgtcacttataccagagcgaagatggatgcagag
This region includes:
- the commd1 gene encoding COMM domain-containing protein 1, which gives rise to MADADSQRCVSALLNGITQRFYHGNLDITEELLKNELYPDMSHEEFHALHEKMRAALKSIASADMDQAQLEAFLTAQTRKQGGLSPEQAAALSRFWKAHRTRVRESLLAQSRWEPGLRGLKWRVDLHTSSSRGQLSNSPVALVELELGRTGENSEFVCLEFDEQKVNLVLKKMAELQESINSIVHQS